In Dermacentor albipictus isolate Rhodes 1998 colony chromosome 6, USDA_Dalb.pri_finalv2, whole genome shotgun sequence, the following proteins share a genomic window:
- the LOC135912396 gene encoding XK-related protein 7-like isoform X2, whose product MTLFFVLMPSLVVNVCSFRWHIHDKRVSKVIWVASVLQLGVLHRYWLCLRAGLKAERTRDVDDFHELYQHQSDLCMLRLFDSFLESAPQLVLQLYIMVNHEDWNPWTGISALLSLLSLGWGIAAYGKAMRLYRAEKQQLSWTGLILQTLWRFGTMTSRVTSMVLLACVCGAWTLVIIGTHWMLMTGWLVWQKTDFCPSRWEELVYNAVVGAIYTFCFFNVREGRSRGRVFAFYALIGLQNVAFLTVYCVAKGDADDLRVITSTAVVLGSFGIGMYCMALYYRFFHPSGPIYLCTGKSAQGGSLEMQEHGHTPGDASTPPSKSKPSSAAVSASHSFRTLKYANCAHQTASTPRQQDSERASSLSGDSTISPCSQDTPKSMRLFDKATPEERQTGKMDASDLYHNRTAMSLSGDATSPVPSRRVRFDFKDCSLDESHRWRSEDCSFADIRSDSDDVETLSITKDRLASHHHVVNYNFRPFVGEGAHGHPFRRHCSCLVLFECLPDLGFESLLLSMDSKVSAKKALLNVMSTPNVRLQHLNEESCSDSAASWSMHNFLAADQSVVGFSESAANGSTEVLV is encoded by the exons GTACTGGCTGTGTTTGCGTGCTGGGCTCAAGGCTGAGCGGACACGAGATGTGGACGATTTCCACGAGCTGTACCAGCACCAGAGTGACCTCTGCATGCTCCGCCTGTTCGACTCATTCCTGGAGTCGGCGCCTCAGCTGGTGCTGCAGCTCTACATCATGGTCAACCACGAGGACTGGAATCCTTGGACTG GCATCTCGGCACTGCTGTCTCTGCTGTCTCTTGGCTGGGGCATTGCAGCCTACGGCAAGGCCATGAGGCTGTACCGTGCTGAAAAACAGCAGCTCTCCTGGACCGGTCTGATTCTGCAGACACTGTGGAGGTTCGGGACCATGACCTCACGTGTGACCTCCATGGTTCTGCTTGCATGCGTCTGCGGCGCATGGACTCTAGTCATCATTG GCACCCACTGGATGCTCATGACTGGCTGGCTGGTGTGGCAGAAAACCGACTTTTGCCCCTCACGCTGGGAAGAACTTGTGTACAATGCTGTCGTGGGTGCCATCTACACCTTCTGTTTCTTCAACGTGCGCGAGGGCCGCTCACGTGGCCGCGTTTTTGCATTCTATGCTCTCATTGGCCTGCAGAATGTCGCATTCCTCACCGTCTACTGCGTCGCAAAGGGTGATGCCGACGACCTGCGTGTCATCACTTCAACGGCTGTAGTGCTGGGAAGCTTTGGCATTG GCATGTACTGCATGGCGTTGTACTACCGGTTCTTTCACCCGAGTGGGCCTATCTACCTTTGCACTGGTAAAAGTGCACAAGGAGGGAGTCTGGAAATGCAG GAACACGGCCACACTCCTGGTGATGCCTCTACGCCACCGAGCAAGTCAAAACCATCGTCAGCTGCGGTCAGTGCGTCGCACTCATTTCGAACCCTCAAGTATGCGAACTGTGCTCACCAGACGGCGTCTACACCTCGTCAGCAGGATTCCGAAAGGGCATCATCTCTTAGCGGTGACAGCACAATTTCGCCATGCAGTCAGGATACGCCGAAAAGCATGAGGCTCTTTGATAAAGCAACACCTGAGGAGAGGCAAACAGGCAAAATGGACGCCAGTGATCTGTATCACAACAGGACCGCCATGAGTCTCTCAGGGGATGCCACAAGTCCAGTGCCATCTCGTCGGGTGAGGTTTGACTTCAAAGACTGCTCACTTGATGAGAGCCATCGATGGCGATCAGAGGACTGCAGCTTTGCGGACATCAGGTCCGACTCGGACGATGTTGAAACCCTCAGTATCACAAAGGATCGCTTAGCCAGCCATCACCACGTCGTCAACTACAACTTTCGCCCATTTGTGGGCGAAGGTGCTCACGGGCATCCGTTCAGAAGGCACTGCTCTTGTCTCGTGCTCTTCGAGTGCCTGCCGGACCTCGGCTTTGAGTCGCTGCTTCTGTCGATGGACAGCAAAGTATCAGCAAAGAAAGCGTTGCTGAACGTAATGTCGACGCCGAACGTGAGACTCCAGCATTTGAACGAAGAAAGCTGCAGCGATTCGGCAGCGTCTTGGTCAATGCACAACTTTCTCGCAGCGGATCAGAGTGTCGTGGGCTTCTCGGAGAGTGCAGCCAATGGGTCGACCGAAGTTCTCGTATGA